One genomic window of Nicotiana sylvestris chromosome 10, ASM39365v2, whole genome shotgun sequence includes the following:
- the LOC104234339 gene encoding squamosa promoter-binding-like protein 6, giving the protein MESWSYVSGGGKGFVSEESVSTGATQCIKLPLCAGYGERPDYKESVSVDDGISLGKNRVNGWELNTPCSWRNSMGWSSNEGVKNQDFAETRSQDLMRKSLPNNQIRDAMSSKLGGQRSFVSIRVPHNAFSGEDETSSVVESNCKESSLIDLKLGSFKSPNIIPNLSSTAPAKRNRAGGLSSHTPFCQVQGCGKDLSSCKDYHKRHKVCEVHSKTAKVIVNGIEQRFCQQCSRFHLLAEFDDGKRSCRKRLSGHNERRRKPQTGLHPGRAGRLLQSYAGTRFQGTPFATSSFICQDILGSGLLHQPKHDMHDWYKNLKVEHSSDYSPQLTMPFTNGHSQPRPLFSTSYHTDKHPPALHDEGITAITRSKTNESSNSYLNDIEGSDFVSRSLFHNTSIGSEVLNVMDSASTFQGISNSGCALSLLSSQSQDSSNYSSLVPNAHHLITPRSNAHYNVTQTSEKFPGVNLKDSTSNASSIFNLSGAISAEDGMEQILRNNCGINGSIHGSDYVNTKNLLSCEDGPTIDLLQLSSQLHRVEHQRHFMK; this is encoded by the exons atggaatcttgGAGCTACGTCTCTGGAGGGGGTAAGGGTTTTGTGTCAGAAGAATCTGTTTCTACAGGGGCAACCCAATGCATTAAGCTTCCGCTATGCGCGGGCTACGGAGAAAGGCCGGACTACAAGGAATCTGTTTCTGTAGATGATGGAATTTCCCTTGGGAAAAATAGAGTAAATGGTTGGGAATTGAACACACCATGCAGCTGGAGAAACAGTATGGGATGGTCAAGTAATGAAGGAGTTAAAAATCAAGATTTTGCTGAAACGCGGTCTCAAGATTTGATGAGAAAATCTTTGCCCAACAACCAAATTAGAGATGCAATGAGTAGTAAGCTTGGTGGTCAAAGATCTTTTGTTTCTATTAGAGTTCCTCACAATGCATTTTCTGGTGAAGATGAGACAAGTTCAGTTGTTGAATCAAATTGTAAAGAATCATCACTTATTGATTTGAAACTTGGGAGTTTTAAGTCTCCTAATATTATACCAAATTTGTCTTCAACTGCTCCAGCTAAGAGAAATAGAGCTGGTGGTTTGAGTTCTCATACCCCATTTTGCCAAGTTCAAGGTTGTGGGAAGGATCTAAGTTCCTGTAAAGACTACCACAAGAGGCATAAAGTATGTGAAGTTCACTCAAAGACTGCTAAGGTTATTGTAAATGGCATTGAGCAGAGGTTTTGTCAGCAATGTAGCAG ATTCCATCTGTTAGCTGAATTTGATGATGGAAAACGCAGCTGCCGCAAACGTCTTTCTGGTCATAACGAGCGGCGGAGGAAGCCTCAAACAGGTCTGCATCCTGGCAGAGCAGGAAGACTCTTGCAATCATATGCTG GTACAAGGTTTCAAGGAACTCCTTTTGCAACATCATCTTTCATCTGCCAAGATATACTCGGCAGTGGCCTTCTTCATCAACCAAAACACGATATGCACGACTGGTATAAGAATTTAAAGGTTGAGCATAGCTCTGATTACAGCCCTCAACTTACCATGCCTTTCACAAACGGACACTCACAACCTAGACCCCTTTTCAGTACTTCATATCATACCGACAAACACCCTCCAGCTCTTCATGATGAAGGAATAACAGCTATAACAAGAAGCAAAACTAATGAGAGTAGCAACTCATATCTGAACGATATTGAAGGATCAGATTTTGTTTCCCGTTCTCTGTTCCACAACACCTCAATAGGGAGCGAGGTCTTGAATGTTATGGACTCGGCCTCTACTTTTCAAGGGATATCAAACTCTGGCTGTGCTCTCTCTCTTCTGTCATCTCAATCACAAGACTCGTCAAATTATTCATCTCTAGTTCCTAATGCACACCACCTTATTACACCTCGCAGTAATGCCCATTACAATGTGACACAGACATCTGAAAAGTTCCCAGGGGTGAACCTGAAGGATTCAACAAGTAATGCGTCCAGTATATTCAATTTATCCGGAGCAATTTCTGCTGAGGATGGCATGGAACAGATACTAAGAAACAACTGTGGCATCAACGGGAGTATTCACGGATCAGATTATGTGAACACCAAGAATCTACTTTCTTGTGAAGATGGTCCTACTATTGATTTGCTTCAGCTGTCGTCTCAGCTTCATCGAGTGGAGCATCAAAGACATTTCATGAAATGA